In the Xanthobacteraceae bacterium genome, GTCGCCGTCATGAAGGATCGCTTTTTCCTTTTCCTCGCCGTTGATCGTAATCGGGTTCGGTTCGGAACGTGTTGCCGTCAGGTTGGTGATCTCATAGCTGCCGTCACCGAGTTTCTGAAGACGCGCGTGACCGCGCGAAACGCGCACATCGTTGACGCGAATGCCGTCTTCCTTGTGCCGCCCGATGACGATGTCCGGATTGGTGACGACCACCTTGCCAAGCGCGTGCTCGAACTCCAGCGCCGCGCCTTTGACCTTGGCACTTTCGGCAACCACCTTGCCCGCCTGCTCGTCCTTCGGCAGGTCCGGAACCGTCGGAACGCTGACCTCGACCTTCTCCTCTTCGCGCGTCTTGGTGGCGGCATCGCCGAAATACCATTGCGCCAGCTTGGATAGCGGCGCTGTAATCGCAGTCGAGACGAGCGCGACCAGCACCAGCGCCGTGAAGGTGGCGGGGCCGAACACATCGCGGTTGTAGAGCAACGTCACGACGACGATTTCCATCAGCCCCTTGCACTGCATCAGCGTGCCCAGCGTGATGGAGAAAGCCATCGACTGGCCGGACATGTAAGCAGGAATGGAAATGCCGAGAAACTTGCCGGTGATGCAAACGACCATGGCAATGGAGAAGATCGTCCACATCGAAGTGTCGCCGAACGCGAAGCTGGTCTTCAGGCCGGTCGAGAGGAAGAAGAACGGCAGGAGCAGCAGGCTCACCGGAACGTCGAAACGGTCCTGCGCGAGGTGGCGCAGCTTTTCCGGGATCATGAGGCCCACGAGAAACGCACCGAACACCGCATGCAGTCCGGTGAACTCGGTAATCGCGGAAGCAGCGAACAGCCCGATGATGACAGTAGACATCAACAGGCGTTCGGGGGCGTTCTCCTTGAGCAACCGCTCAAGTAACGGCGTCAGCAGGAAGTAGATCGCTGCCGCCGCAACCACGCCGCCACCGATGGCCTTGCCGAAGTCCACGGCCGATTGCATCAGGTTACCGCTCGTGCCTGCTGCAATCGCCGCCGCGCTCGGCGCGAGCGGCAAGAGGATCGCGAGCGAACCCCACAGCAGCGCATCGTCCACGCCGCCCACGGCAAGCGCGACGGTGCCGATCGGTTTCTGGTTGAAGCCAAGCTCGCGCAGCACGATTAC is a window encoding:
- a CDS encoding cation:proton antiporter; protein product: MSHFSDPKFVLLLQILAVVGVPLLLWRYFRLGRFFPLAIIQIFAGIALGPSILGALWPAGYETLFGAKYLKEGIDVLKEVGKTLPYTGPELTALSLRAGIETIAQIAVVLFVFLAGCEADKQVLSSSAGMVLRIGITGVFLPLVLGAGAAWYLAGLARATGPSIMLLPYGHLLYSIAFGLCMAVTALPILVIVLRELGFNQKPIGTVALAVGGVDDALLWGSLAILLPLAPSAAAIAAGTSGNLMQSAVDFGKAIGGGVVAAAAIYFLLTPLLERLLKENAPERLLMSTVIIGLFAASAITEFTGLHAVFGAFLVGLMIPEKLRHLAQDRFDVPVSLLLLPFFFLSTGLKTSFAFGDTSMWTIFSIAMVVCITGKFLGISIPAYMSGQSMAFSITLGTLMQCKGLMEIVVVTLLYNRDVFGPATFTALVLVALVSTAITAPLSKLAQWYFGDAATKTREEEKVEVSVPTVPDLPKDEQAGKVVAESAKVKGAALEFEHALGKVVVTNPDIVIGRHKEDGIRVNDVRVSRGHARLQKLGDGSYEITNLTATRSEPNPITINGEEKEKAILHDGDTVSLNGVNFKFRNAA